The Babylonia areolata isolate BAREFJ2019XMU chromosome 2, ASM4173473v1, whole genome shotgun sequence genome segment ATGATATGTATGTAGCATATAATTATAGTGAAaccgcacagtgtgtgtgtttttatctgtaGGCCTTGATGCGGTGGGTAAAACTACCCTGCTGTACAGGCTGAAGCTGGGAGAGGTGGTCACCACGATCCCGACTATTGGTACGTAGGATTTCCTTCACTGCGTCTCTTCGTCTGGGTGGGCCATGGCACCTTCTGTGGCTATGCGTACAtaggtacatatacatacacacacacacacgcacgcccgcgcgcgcacacgcatacacacacacacacatacttcacacacacacacacacacacacacacacacacacacacacacacacacacacactctcacttcgcacacacgtgcatacatccCCCCACACTCCGCACTCCTCTCAAACTAtcaatcgtttgtgtgtgtgtgtgtgtgtgtgtgtgtgtgtgtgtgtgtgtgtgtgtgtgtgtgtctcacaaacACTTACACATTGAGTactttacacagacagacagacagacagacacacacacacacacacacacacacacacacacacgaacgaactaAATATCAATTCTTTATGTGTGACACAGGTTTCAACGTGGAAGAAGTGGACGTTAACGGAATGAAAACTGTTATGTGGGATGTTGGTCTTCGGGACAAATCGGTAATTTCTTTGCcagttttcctgtctgtctgtttgtcaatttatttgtctgttggcacatcgcgcacgcacgcgcttgcttgcttgcacacacacacacacacacacacacacaccataaacaacaCACTGCTTACTACACgctacacaatgcacacacacacacgcgcgcacacacacacacacactgcaccacacacacacacacacacacacacacacacacacacacacacactcgggtgcgcgtacacacacacacacacacacacacacatccctccccacacacacacacactcacacacacacacacacacacacacacacacacacacacacacacacacacacacacgctgtctgtcactgtttaaaaaaaaaaaaaaaaatccacatcctTTCCCTTACAGCGCCCATTGATTCGTCACTACCTGGACACGACAGATGCAATAGTGTTCATGATCGACAGCACAGACCGTGAACGACTGCGGGAAGCTGTGGAAGAATTTTTCCACATCATCAGCGAAGCGGTGCAAGAACAGCAACTCCCTGTTCTCGTCCTGGCCAACAAGCAAGACAAAACACAAGTTTTGTCCCCTGAAGAAATCAAGAAGGCCATCTACGAACGGGGTCGTGAATCTTTCCGCGTCAATACAGGTGAGACGTGGAGACGTCTGTACTGCAGGTTCTGTGgtatttgtttgttgggtttttttttgtgtgtgagggcatCGTGTACAGAAGGTCTCTGCTTGCCCATTTGTCTCTCGATAAAACATTGTCAATGTTTACTGCTTGCCTATTTGACTCTCAGTCGATAAAACagtcaatactctctctctctctctctctctctctctctctctctctctctctctctctctctcctctcccaaaaGTAGATCTTTTCAAATCCAGTCTAATTTGCTTAAACGGTTGTTTATGGAATAATATTTCATCTGATTCAATGTTGACAAAGGCTTTCAACAACAATTTCAAGTTTTTAGCTAATCAAATAGACGCATAGACTTCTCTTTAAACACTATTGCTATGCTTCGCATACTTATAACATCAGTCATTTTCCTACACTCTTCGTCATTTTTGTCATTTACATCtttcatgataattatgatgtttGATACTATTtttcatacactctctctctcttgttctgtctctcactctctttcgtgGCCCTCTCTCTGAATGCCCCACTCTCATTTCCGAAgtcacatatttctctctcttttttttttcttcacacgcATGtcttttttgatgtgtgtgtgtgtgtgtgtgtgtgtgtgtgtgtgtgtgtgtgtgtgtgtgacagagagagagagagagagagagagagagagagagagagagagagagagagagtaggctgtgtatgtgcgagtgtgtgcgtgtgctgtcgcttttgtgtgtatgcgtgtcagtGAAGCAGTATTAGTAGGAGTACTAGTAGTCGTTTCTTGTCTTTCCAGATTTTGtgatatgaaaataaaaacaaacaaacaaacaacaacaacacacacacagaaaccagagTAAATATACATAGGGTGGGAGGTGATGATTGTCACAaaggagtatttgtgtgtgtatgtgtgtgtgcctccgcgCGTGCACGCGCCAAAACAAGCAATTAAATGGGTGCAGGTACCTATCGGTGCTCGCTTGCTTGCGCCTACAAGCATGAATTTGTAGTCTTGCTTTCTGATTTTCTGAACCTTATGGAAGAGGagacacaacagaaaacaagagaggcaaggccttcaatactcacttgtgataaattaagtcccctagcattaattacagaataatttcccttttttactatctgcaccaaaacgtttgcaaaataaataaaacttccatgcttagcaaaagaatttcctgtttgaacaaaaaaattataatgctgactcctcttgttgttgtgtcagaacaagaggtcagagtgccaagtttagagaatacaaaaaaatataaatataacagtaaatgcagtttgcatataattaggcttctttttaaaaaattttttgtgcccatctcagaggtgcaatattgttttaaacaagatgattagaaagaactgaatttttcctatttttatgccaaatttggtgtcaactgacaaagtatttgcagagaaaatgtcaatgttaaagtttaccacggacacacagacacacggacacacacaca includes the following:
- the LOC143296530 gene encoding ADP-ribosylation factor 1-like 2, translated to MGSALCTLFRQRPVRILFYGLDAVGKTTLLYRLKLGEVVTTIPTIGFNVEEVDVNGMKTVMWDVGLRDKSRPLIRHYLDTTDAIVFMIDSTDRERLREAVEEFFHIISEAVQEQQLPVLVLANKQDKTQVLSPEEIKKAIYERGRESFRVNTALEVFPTVAPTLEGVSPALDWLTSQLALRMARLGHASPFFPLRPVGQGHALSRLLREERLPQSCRTCVCVQRGRGGGGGGGGGGGGKTGL